Proteins encoded in a region of the bacterium genome:
- a CDS encoding AAA family ATPase produces the protein MMEKHLTDRSPVRIFERAMGGGLGAGNLGVVLSRPGVGKTAFLIGLAVDRLLQRKKVLYISTKESVEHISDFFEQIFHAMAEALDMDDVPRRQLRMERNRHIHVYNADTFSLEKLEQAVDFLDEAMGFVPEMVIMDGTPRYAKTESWELDGLRTLAGKWGAEIWTSANTHREGQETDARGVPAEVARFDERLDVIVNLVPEADHIKVKLIKEHDNAVIANVQLEVDPKTMLLRWR, from the coding sequence ATGATGGAAAAACACCTGACCGACCGCAGCCCCGTCCGGATCTTCGAGCGCGCCATGGGCGGCGGCCTGGGCGCCGGCAACCTGGGCGTGGTCCTCTCGCGTCCGGGCGTGGGCAAGACCGCCTTCCTGATCGGCCTGGCCGTCGATCGCCTCCTGCAGCGCAAGAAGGTGCTGTACATCTCGACCAAGGAGTCGGTCGAGCACATCAGCGACTTCTTCGAGCAGATCTTCCACGCCATGGCCGAGGCCCTGGACATGGACGACGTGCCCCGCCGCCAGCTGCGCATGGAGCGCAACCGGCACATCCACGTCTACAACGCGGACACCTTCAGCCTCGAGAAGCTGGAGCAGGCCGTGGACTTCCTGGACGAGGCCATGGGCTTCGTGCCCGAGATGGTCATCATGGACGGGACGCCGCGCTACGCCAAGACCGAGTCCTGGGAGCTGGACGGCCTGCGCACCCTGGCCGGCAAGTGGGGCGCCGAGATCTGGACCAGCGCCAACACCCACCGCGAGGGCCAGGAGACGGACGCGCGGGGCGTGCCGGCCGAGGTCGCCCGCTTCGACGAGCGCCTGGACGTCATCGTGAACCTGGTCCCCGAGGCCGACCACATCAAGGTCAAGCTGATCAAGGAGCACGACAACGCGGTCATCGCGAACGTCCAGCTCGAGGTCGATCCGAAGACCATGCTGCTGCGCTGGCGGTAG
- a CDS encoding elongation factor G: MIEDLSMIRNIGISAHIDSGKTTLTERILYYTGRIRAIHEVRGKDGVGATMDSMELERERGITIQSAATYTEWKGHHVNIIDTPGHVDFTIEVERALKVLDGAILVLCSVAGVQSQSITVDRQMKRYNVPRIAFVNKCDRSGANPARVTEQLREKLKHNAVMMQIPIGLEDKLEGVVDLVKMKAYRFEGENGENIIESEIPAELQFDAEARREAMLDAVSMFSDELMEAMLEETVTEEMIHDAVRKGVLANELTPVFMGSAYKNKGVQLLLDAVMKYLPAPTDIDNTAVRMLPGGEEEEFILSNDPKQKLVANAFKLEEGPYGQLTYVRIYQGVLRKADDIVNTRTNKKVKVGRLGRMHSDQMEEIDHASAGDIIALFGIDCASGDTFTSGDRIALSSMHVPEPVVSLAIVPVDNKAATKMSKALHRFTREDPTFRTSVDEDTGDTIISGMGELHLEVYIERIKREFGAEVTTGAPQVKYRETLTQPVQFDYTHKKQTGGSGQYAKVLGLMEPAGEGEFEFESAVVGGRIPTEYIGACRKGFEMSLAEGMYIGAPVQGLKVTMQDGAAHAVDSSDMAFQTACRAAFREFYMKGKPSALEPLMLVSIEGPSEFQGEVIKTLAQRRGVIVGTTEDEGFVRVDANVPLAEMFGYATVLRSSTQGKAEFTMEFARYAPAPADVAEELVKAYQARRAEGK, from the coding sequence ATGATTGAAGATCTGAGCATGATCAGGAACATCGGGATCAGCGCCCACATCGACTCGGGCAAGACCACGCTGACCGAGCGCATCCTGTACTACACCGGCCGCATCCGCGCCATCCACGAGGTGCGCGGCAAGGACGGCGTCGGCGCCACCATGGATTCCATGGAGCTCGAGCGCGAGCGCGGCATCACGATCCAGAGCGCCGCCACCTACACCGAGTGGAAGGGCCACCACGTCAACATCATCGACACCCCGGGCCACGTCGACTTCACCATCGAGGTGGAGCGCGCCCTGAAGGTGCTCGACGGCGCCATCCTGGTGCTGTGCTCGGTGGCCGGCGTGCAGAGCCAGTCGATCACGGTCGACCGCCAGATGAAGCGCTACAACGTGCCGCGCATCGCCTTCGTCAACAAGTGCGACCGCTCCGGCGCCAATCCCGCGCGCGTGACCGAGCAGCTGCGCGAAAAGCTGAAGCACAACGCCGTCATGATGCAGATCCCCATCGGCCTCGAGGACAAGCTCGAGGGCGTGGTCGACCTGGTGAAGATGAAGGCCTACCGCTTCGAGGGCGAGAACGGCGAGAACATCATCGAGTCGGAGATCCCGGCCGAGCTGCAGTTCGACGCCGAGGCCCGCCGCGAGGCCATGCTCGACGCGGTCAGCATGTTCAGCGACGAGCTCATGGAGGCCATGCTCGAGGAGACCGTCACCGAGGAGATGATCCACGACGCGGTCCGCAAGGGCGTGCTCGCCAACGAGCTGACCCCGGTCTTCATGGGCAGCGCCTACAAGAACAAGGGCGTGCAGCTGCTGCTCGACGCGGTCATGAAGTACCTGCCGGCCCCGACCGACATCGACAACACGGCCGTGCGCATGCTGCCGGGTGGCGAGGAGGAGGAGTTCATCCTCTCCAACGACCCGAAGCAGAAGCTCGTCGCCAACGCGTTCAAGCTCGAGGAAGGCCCGTACGGCCAGCTGACCTACGTCCGCATCTACCAGGGCGTGCTGCGCAAGGCCGACGACATCGTCAACACGCGCACCAACAAGAAGGTCAAGGTCGGCCGCCTCGGCCGGATGCATTCGGACCAGATGGAGGAGATCGATCACGCGAGCGCGGGCGACATCATCGCCCTGTTCGGCATCGACTGCGCCAGCGGCGACACCTTCACCTCCGGCGACCGCATCGCCCTGTCGAGCATGCACGTCCCCGAGCCGGTGGTCAGCCTGGCCATCGTCCCGGTGGACAACAAGGCCGCCACGAAGATGAGCAAGGCGCTGCACCGCTTCACCCGCGAGGATCCCACGTTCCGCACCTCGGTCGACGAGGACACGGGCGACACGATCATCAGCGGCATGGGCGAGCTGCACCTCGAGGTGTACATCGAGCGGATCAAGCGCGAGTTCGGCGCCGAGGTCACCACGGGCGCGCCCCAGGTGAAGTACCGCGAGACGCTGACCCAGCCGGTCCAGTTCGACTACACCCACAAGAAGCAGACCGGTGGTTCCGGCCAGTACGCCAAGGTGCTGGGCCTGATGGAGCCGGCGGGCGAGGGCGAGTTCGAGTTCGAGAGCGCCGTCGTCGGCGGCCGCATCCCGACCGAGTACATCGGCGCCTGCCGCAAGGGCTTCGAGATGTCCCTCGCCGAGGGCATGTACATCGGCGCCCCGGTCCAGGGCCTGAAGGTGACCATGCAGGACGGCGCCGCCCACGCGGTCGACTCCTCGGACATGGCCTTCCAGACGGCCTGCCGCGCGGCGTTCCGCGAGTTCTACATGAAGGGCAAGCCGTCGGCGCTCGAGCCGCTGATGCTGGTCTCCATCGAGGGGCCGAGCGAGTTCCAGGGCGAGGTCATCAAGACCCTGGCCCAGCGCCGCGGCGTGATCGTCGGCACGACCGAGGACGAGGGCTTCGTGCGCGTCGACGCGAACGTGCCCCTGGCCGAGATGTTCGGCTACGCCACGGTCCTGCGGTCGAGCACCCAGGGCAAGGCCGAGTTCACCATGGAGTTCGCCCGCTACGCTCCCGCCCCGGCCGACGTGGCCGAGGAGCTCGTCAAGGCGTATCAGGCCCGCCGGGCCGAGGGCAAGTAG
- a CDS encoding glycine C-acetyltransferase, whose protein sequence is MYGRFGEVLRGELDAIREQGLYKEERVLEGPQGAEIQVGGRKVLNFCANNYLGLASDPRVTAAARRALDTWGYGLSSVRFICGTTTLHKQLEAEMSAFLGTEDTILYAACFDANGGVFEPLLEKDSAIITDQLNHASIIDGVRLAKAQRYIYNHSDMDHLEEQLRAASDAAFRMIVTDGVFSMDGHLAKLPEICDLAEKYEAMVMVDESHATGFTGATGRGTHEKFGVMDRVDVITTTFGKALGGALGGCTSGRREIVEWLRQKSRPYLFSNSLPMMICGAALEVLKILREDPTPLRTLAHNQQRLRNGLRELGFDVDEGDHAIIPVHFRRHDDDAIMAQGMAADLLGEGIYCIGFSFPVVPRGQARIRLQASAAHTDDHVTRCLEAFAKVGKKHGAI, encoded by the coding sequence ATGTACGGCAGATTCGGCGAGGTGCTGCGGGGCGAACTGGACGCCATCCGCGAACAGGGACTCTACAAGGAAGAGCGCGTGCTCGAGGGGCCCCAGGGGGCGGAGATCCAGGTCGGCGGCCGCAAGGTGCTGAACTTCTGCGCCAACAACTACCTGGGCCTGGCCTCGGATCCCCGCGTGACCGCGGCCGCCCGGCGCGCCCTCGACACCTGGGGCTACGGTCTCAGCTCGGTGCGGTTCATCTGCGGCACCACGACCCTGCACAAGCAGCTCGAGGCCGAGATGAGCGCCTTCCTGGGCACCGAGGACACCATCCTCTACGCCGCCTGCTTCGACGCCAACGGCGGCGTGTTCGAGCCCCTGCTCGAGAAGGACAGCGCCATCATCACCGACCAGCTCAACCACGCCTCGATCATCGACGGCGTGCGGCTGGCCAAGGCGCAGCGCTACATCTACAACCACAGCGACATGGACCACCTGGAGGAGCAGCTCCGGGCGGCCAGCGACGCGGCCTTCCGCATGATCGTCACCGACGGTGTCTTCTCCATGGACGGCCACCTGGCCAAGCTGCCGGAGATCTGTGATCTGGCCGAAAAATACGAGGCCATGGTCATGGTCGACGAGAGCCATGCCACCGGATTCACCGGCGCGACCGGCCGGGGGACCCACGAGAAGTTCGGCGTCATGGACCGCGTCGATGTCATCACGACCACCTTCGGCAAGGCCCTCGGCGGGGCCCTCGGCGGCTGCACGAGCGGCCGGCGCGAGATCGTCGAGTGGCTGCGCCAGAAGAGCCGGCCCTACCTGTTCAGCAACTCCCTGCCCATGATGATCTGCGGGGCGGCGCTGGAGGTGCTGAAGATCCTGCGGGAAGATCCGACGCCCCTCAGGACGCTGGCGCACAACCAGCAGCGTCTGCGCAACGGATTGCGGGAGTTGGGCTTCGACGTCGACGAAGGCGACCACGCCATCATCCCGGTGCACTTCCGCCGGCACGACGACGACGCGATCATGGCCCAGGGCATGGCCGCCGACCTGCTCGGCGAGGGCATCTACTGCATCGGGTTCAGCTTCCCGGTGGTGCCGCGGGGCCAGGCCCGGATCCGGCTGCAGGCCTCGGCCGCCCACACCGACGACCACGTCACCCGCTGCCTAGAGGCCTTCGCCAAGGTGGGGAAGAAGCACGGCGCCATCTGA
- the fba gene encoding fructose-bisphosphate aldolase class II (catalyzes the reversible aldol condensation of dihydroxyacetonephosphate and glyceraldehyde 3-phosphate in the Calvin cycle, glycolysis, and/or gluconeogenesis), with translation MPLIPMRVLLDHAAENDYGVGAFNVNNMEQIQAIMMAATETNSPVIVQASRGARSYSQDNYLRHLMLAAAELNPNIPIAMHQDHGNSPATCFSAIDQGFTSVMMDGSLMEDGKTPASYEYNVDVTKQVVAKAHALGVTVEAEIGCLGGIEDGHGAGLSEDEAAEHLTDPAEAEQFVADTGCDALAVAIGTSHGAYKFTKKPTGDVLKMDVIEEINRRLPNTHLVMHGSSSVPRELVEIINNYGGDLKESYGVPVEAIQKGIKHGVRKINVDTDNRLAITGAIRKVFAESPGKFDPRDYMKPAREAMAEVVKARMIAFGQAGWADKVPHVTLAEMAKKY, from the coding sequence ATGCCGCTGATCCCCATGCGCGTCCTGCTCGATCACGCCGCCGAGAACGACTACGGCGTCGGCGCCTTCAACGTCAACAACATGGAGCAGATCCAGGCCATCATGATGGCGGCCACCGAGACCAACAGCCCGGTCATCGTCCAGGCCAGCCGCGGCGCCCGCTCCTACTCGCAGGACAACTACCTGCGCCACCTGATGCTCGCCGCCGCCGAGCTGAACCCGAACATCCCCATCGCCATGCACCAGGACCACGGCAACAGCCCGGCCACCTGCTTCAGCGCCATCGACCAGGGCTTCACCTCGGTCATGATGGACGGCTCGCTCATGGAGGACGGCAAGACGCCGGCCTCCTACGAGTACAACGTCGACGTGACGAAGCAGGTGGTGGCGAAGGCCCACGCCCTGGGCGTGACGGTCGAGGCCGAGATCGGCTGCCTCGGCGGCATCGAGGACGGCCACGGCGCCGGCCTCAGCGAGGACGAGGCGGCCGAGCACCTGACCGACCCGGCCGAGGCCGAGCAGTTCGTGGCCGACACCGGCTGCGACGCTCTCGCGGTGGCCATCGGCACCAGCCACGGCGCCTACAAGTTCACCAAGAAGCCCACCGGCGACGTGCTGAAGATGGACGTCATCGAGGAGATCAACCGGCGCCTGCCCAACACGCACCTCGTCATGCACGGCAGCAGCTCGGTGCCCCGCGAGCTGGTCGAGATCATCAACAACTACGGCGGCGACCTCAAGGAGAGCTACGGCGTGCCCGTCGAGGCCATCCAGAAGGGCATCAAGCACGGCGTGCGCAAGATCAACGTCGACACCGACAACCGCCTGGCCATCACCGGCGCCATCCGCAAGGTCTTCGCCGAGTCGCCGGGCAAGTTCGATCCGCGGGACTACATGAAGCCGGCGCGCGAGGCCATGGCCGAGGTCGTCAAGGCGCGCATGATCGCCTTCGGGCAGGCGGGCTGGGCCGACAAGGTGCCCCACGTGACCCTCGCCGAGATGGCGAAGAAGTACTAG
- a CDS encoding zinc ABC transporter substrate-binding protein, with protein sequence MTLGNTTTRTAALTGLLAFLAAGGAAAAPLPVVVSILPQQEFVRAVGGDEVTVDVLVGPGHSPATYEPTPRQVAGLSAARLFFAAGVPFERGIVPRIAAMPDGPVIAGARDFGPAAARGHDDHGHDHDHGDGPDPHTWLDPVQAMAFADTVCARLTAARPAAAAEFAARRDSLRARLATLDREIAAELAPWRGRAFFVFHPAYGHFARRYGLEQVAVEQDGHDPGARQVAAVVARARAAGATVIVVQPQFSRRTAEAIAREVGAEILVLDPLAADYETSLRHIAAALAASFASAR encoded by the coding sequence ATGACCCTCGGCAACACGACGACCCGCACGGCGGCCCTGACGGGCCTGCTGGCGTTCCTGGCGGCCGGCGGCGCCGCCGCGGCGCCCCTGCCGGTGGTGGTGAGCATCCTGCCCCAGCAGGAGTTCGTGCGCGCCGTCGGCGGCGACGAGGTCACGGTCGACGTGCTGGTCGGCCCGGGCCACTCCCCCGCCACCTACGAGCCCACCCCGCGGCAGGTGGCCGGCCTCTCGGCGGCGCGCCTGTTCTTCGCGGCGGGCGTGCCCTTCGAGCGCGGCATCGTGCCGCGCATCGCCGCCATGCCCGACGGTCCGGTCATCGCCGGCGCCCGCGACTTCGGCCCCGCCGCGGCCCGCGGCCACGACGACCACGGGCACGACCACGATCACGGCGACGGCCCCGACCCCCACACCTGGCTCGACCCGGTGCAGGCCATGGCCTTCGCGGACACGGTGTGCGCGCGCCTGACCGCCGCCCGCCCCGCCGCGGCCGCGGAATTCGCCGCGCGGCGCGACAGCCTGCGGGCCCGCCTCGCCACCCTCGACCGGGAGATCGCCGCCGAACTGGCGCCGTGGCGCGGCCGCGCGTTCTTCGTCTTCCACCCCGCCTACGGCCACTTCGCCCGGCGCTACGGCCTCGAGCAGGTGGCCGTCGAGCAGGACGGCCACGACCCGGGCGCCAGGCAGGTGGCCGCCGTGGTGGCCCGCGCCCGGGCGGCCGGCGCGACGGTGATCGTGGTGCAGCCCCAGTTCTCGCGCCGCACCGCCGAGGCGATCGCCCGCGAGGTGGGCGCGGAAATCCTTGTCTTGGATCCCCTCGCGGCGGATTATGAGACGAGCCTGCGGCACATCGCCGCGGCCCTGGCGGCGTCGTTCGCGTCCGCCCGATGA
- a CDS encoding ATP-binding cassette domain-containing protein, producing the protein MRRACGTSPRPWRRRSRPPDETSGPAGPNARPDRGAPVSDVISCHDLSFGYDDRVVLDHVDIRIPEGDFVCVVGANGSGKTTLLKLALGLLEPTRGRIEVYGRAPRHTRGRIGYVPQHPRLDPLFPVSALDVVLMGRLGCGASLGNWRGADRDRARAALAEVGLSDRAGHHFAALSGGQKQRVLIARALAADPDLLLLDEPTAGLDAHVEEGFYRLLEELNRRLTIVLVSHDLGFVSGFVKSVVCVGREVLVHPTTEITGEIIADLYGSDMRLVRHDHRCSEEGHRH; encoded by the coding sequence ATGAGACGAGCCTGCGGCACATCGCCGCGGCCCTGGCGGCGTCGTTCGCGTCCGCCCGATGAAACGTCCGGCCCGGCCGGACCCAATGCGCGGCCCGACCGCGGAGCCCCCGTGTCCGACGTCATCTCCTGCCACGACCTGAGCTTCGGCTACGACGACCGCGTCGTGCTCGACCACGTGGACATCCGCATCCCCGAGGGCGACTTCGTGTGCGTGGTGGGCGCCAACGGCAGCGGCAAGACGACCCTGCTCAAGCTCGCCCTCGGCCTGCTCGAGCCGACGCGCGGCCGCATCGAGGTCTACGGGCGGGCGCCGCGGCACACCCGGGGACGCATCGGCTACGTGCCGCAGCACCCGCGGCTCGACCCCCTGTTCCCCGTCTCGGCCCTGGACGTGGTGCTCATGGGCCGCCTCGGCTGCGGCGCCTCCCTGGGCAACTGGCGCGGCGCCGACCGCGACCGGGCCCGCGCCGCCCTGGCCGAGGTCGGCCTGAGCGACCGCGCCGGCCACCACTTCGCCGCCCTCAGCGGCGGGCAGAAGCAGCGCGTGCTCATCGCCCGCGCCCTGGCCGCCGACCCGGACCTGCTGCTCCTGGACGAGCCCACCGCCGGCCTCGACGCCCACGTGGAGGAAGGCTTCTACCGCCTGCTCGAGGAGCTGAACCGCCGGCTGACCATCGTGCTGGTTTCCCACGACCTGGGCTTCGTCTCGGGCTTCGTCAAGAGCGTGGTGTGCGTCGGGCGCGAAGTGCTCGTGCACCCGACCACCGAGATCACGGGCGAGATCATCGCCGACCTCTACGGCTCGGACATGCGGCTCGTGCGCCACGACCACCGCTGCAGCGAGGAAGGGCACCGGCATTGA
- a CDS encoding metal ABC transporter permease: MSFLDALGDHAFLRYALLAGVLASIPCGVVGSFVVIRRISYIAGGIAHSVLAGLGVVHYLQVVHGFTAISPMGGAVIAALLSAAVIGGVSLRHNQREDTVIGAVWAMGMATGIVFISLTPGYTTDLMSYLFGNILLVSAADLKLIALLDVVVLVTVGLFHRQLLAVCFDAEFAALRGVHVQRFTFLLLGLTALTVVLLVSVVGIILVIALLTLPAALANLFARRLWQMMLFAALLCVGLTSAGLAISYGPDLPAGAVTILLTGGVFFLTSVLRKRA, translated from the coding sequence TTGAGTTTCCTCGACGCCCTCGGCGACCACGCCTTCCTGCGCTACGCCCTGCTCGCGGGCGTGCTGGCCTCGATCCCCTGCGGGGTCGTGGGCAGCTTCGTGGTGATCCGCCGCATCAGCTACATCGCCGGCGGCATCGCCCACTCGGTGCTCGCGGGCCTGGGCGTGGTCCACTACCTGCAGGTGGTGCACGGCTTCACGGCGATCAGCCCCATGGGCGGCGCCGTGATCGCGGCGCTGCTGAGCGCGGCGGTGATCGGCGGCGTCAGCCTGCGCCACAACCAGCGCGAGGACACGGTCATCGGCGCGGTGTGGGCCATGGGCATGGCCACCGGCATCGTCTTCATCAGCCTGACGCCCGGCTACACCACCGACCTGATGAGCTACCTCTTCGGCAACATCCTGCTGGTGTCGGCGGCCGACCTGAAGCTCATCGCCCTGCTCGACGTGGTGGTGCTGGTGACGGTCGGGCTCTTCCACCGCCAACTGCTGGCCGTGTGCTTCGACGCGGAGTTCGCCGCCCTGCGCGGCGTGCACGTGCAGCGGTTCACCTTCCTGCTGCTCGGCCTGACCGCCCTGACGGTGGTGCTGCTGGTGTCGGTGGTGGGGATCATCCTGGTGATCGCGCTGCTCACCCTGCCCGCCGCCCTGGCCAACCTCTTCGCCCGGCGCCTGTGGCAGATGATGCTGTTCGCGGCGCTGCTCTGCGTGGGCCTGACGTCGGCGGGCCTGGCCATATCCTACGGGCCCGACCTGCCGGCGGGCGCGGTGACGATCCTGCTGACGGGCGGGGTGTTCTTCCTGACGTCGGTGCTGCGGAAGCGGGCCTGA
- a CDS encoding DUF3857 domain-containing transglutaminase family protein, translating to MKSRLTVAICLLLALAAPASAVDLPPGEQPPPTPLSRLAAAGTADDHPGADHVVVFEHAVNRVKPSGVTDVDGYRLVKVLTPHGARDRSVLDWHYDPQSQHLEIREVNVIRDGERLPVDVTAVQDLPAPQSMIYWRDRVKTLQLPRLRVGDGIEVRTFSKGFTYALLGEGGGAAGGASGDASGGSDAAPDDSRYIPPMPGEYFDIVLFRGDAPIVEKRYELVLPADKRLHAEVYNGGLYSSVTYDEATTTYAWWGLDLPAQVHEPAQPDASDIVPKAVMATAASWEAKSRWFFDVNRNQFEATPAIAAKVAEILDDAGLKRADDERKARKLVHWVAQNIRYSGQTMGEGEGFTLHPGDMIFEQRSGVCKDIAGMLITMMRAAGLDAYAAMTMAGSRIDAVPADQFNHCVTALRLPDGSFRMYDPTWVPYNNDIWSKSETEQHYLVGSPEGETLSRIAYSPPAESPLKIRHEAQLAQDGTLTGTFRFDGGGASDSRLRRLVNGSRIRELDAACARILAVVSPRVQDVRCTHRAADDFAGDMWIEIAYRIPGFAGAVAGEWTFTSPMMQVVMSNGTLFRAGASSWADARETDLMLWYTQLVDGEETIRLPGGWQLADAPAVDPVDETYAAFSGTAAQDGRRLRVTQRAEVRRRQIPPDGYPGFVAAMTAARTWADQEFRFTKGGR from the coding sequence GTGAAGTCCCGTCTGACCGTCGCGATCTGCCTGCTGCTGGCGCTCGCCGCGCCGGCGTCCGCCGTCGACCTGCCCCCCGGCGAGCAGCCGCCGCCGACGCCGCTCAGCCGCCTTGCGGCCGCCGGCACCGCCGACGACCACCCCGGCGCCGACCACGTGGTCGTCTTCGAGCACGCCGTCAACCGGGTCAAGCCCAGCGGCGTGACCGACGTGGACGGCTACCGCCTGGTGAAGGTGCTCACCCCGCACGGGGCGCGCGACCGCTCGGTGCTCGACTGGCACTACGATCCCCAGAGCCAGCACCTGGAGATCCGCGAGGTGAACGTCATCCGCGACGGCGAGCGCCTGCCCGTCGACGTGACGGCGGTGCAGGACCTGCCGGCGCCCCAGTCGATGATCTACTGGCGCGACCGGGTCAAGACCCTGCAGCTGCCCCGCCTGCGGGTGGGCGACGGCATCGAGGTGCGCACCTTCAGCAAGGGCTTCACCTACGCGCTGCTGGGCGAGGGCGGCGGCGCCGCGGGCGGCGCTTCCGGAGACGCATCCGGCGGATCGGACGCGGCCCCAGACGACAGTCGCTACATCCCCCCCATGCCCGGCGAGTACTTCGACATCGTGCTCTTCCGGGGCGACGCGCCCATCGTCGAGAAGCGCTACGAACTGGTGCTGCCCGCCGACAAGCGCCTGCACGCCGAGGTGTACAACGGCGGCCTCTACTCGAGCGTGACCTACGACGAGGCCACCACCACCTACGCCTGGTGGGGCCTGGACCTGCCCGCGCAGGTGCACGAGCCGGCCCAGCCGGACGCCTCGGACATCGTGCCCAAGGCCGTCATGGCCACGGCCGCGAGCTGGGAAGCCAAGAGCCGCTGGTTCTTCGACGTGAACCGCAACCAGTTCGAGGCCACGCCGGCCATCGCCGCGAAGGTGGCCGAGATCCTCGACGACGCCGGCCTGAAGCGCGCCGACGACGAGCGCAAGGCCAGGAAACTGGTGCACTGGGTGGCCCAGAACATCCGCTACAGCGGCCAGACCATGGGCGAGGGCGAGGGCTTCACCCTGCATCCGGGCGACATGATCTTCGAACAGCGCAGCGGCGTGTGCAAGGACATCGCCGGCATGCTCATCACCATGATGCGCGCCGCGGGGCTGGACGCCTACGCGGCCATGACCATGGCCGGCAGCCGCATCGACGCCGTGCCGGCCGACCAGTTCAACCACTGCGTCACGGCCCTGCGCCTGCCCGACGGCTCGTTCCGCATGTACGACCCGACCTGGGTGCCCTACAACAACGACATCTGGTCCAAGAGCGAGACCGAGCAGCACTACCTGGTGGGTTCGCCCGAGGGCGAGACCCTCAGCCGCATCGCCTACAGTCCGCCGGCGGAGTCGCCGCTGAAGATCAGGCACGAGGCGCAGCTCGCCCAGGACGGCACCCTCACCGGCACCTTCCGCTTCGACGGCGGCGGGGCGTCGGACAGCCGCCTGCGGCGCCTGGTGAACGGGTCGCGCATCCGCGAGCTGGACGCCGCCTGCGCCCGCATCCTGGCCGTGGTCAGCCCGCGCGTCCAGGACGTGCGCTGCACCCACCGCGCCGCCGACGACTTCGCGGGCGACATGTGGATCGAGATCGCGTACCGCATTCCCGGCTTCGCCGGCGCGGTGGCCGGCGAGTGGACCTTCACCAGCCCGATGATGCAGGTGGTGATGAGCAACGGCACCCTCTTCCGCGCGGGCGCCTCGTCCTGGGCGGACGCGCGCGAGACGGACCTCATGCTGTGGTACACCCAGCTCGTGGACGGCGAGGAGACGATCCGGCTGCCGGGCGGCTGGCAGCTCGCGGACGCGCCGGCCGTCGACCCGGTGGACGAGACCTACGCCGCCTTCAGCGGCACGGCCGCCCAGGACGGCCGCCGCCTCCGCGTGACCCAGCGGGCTGAGGTGCGCCGCCGGCAGATCCCGCCCGACGGGTATCCCGGCTTCGTCGCCGCCATGACCGCGGCGCGCACCTGGGCCGACCAGGAGTTCCGCTTCACGAAGGGAGGCCGCTGA